A genomic window from Salvelinus namaycush isolate Seneca chromosome 5, SaNama_1.0, whole genome shotgun sequence includes:
- the LOC120047443 gene encoding reticulon-4 receptor-like 2, with the protein METLSTARRSWSSNIHNFKSGLTLWLVLWLLAVKPSGAGTCPRLCVCYPSPMTVSCQSQNFTTVPSGVPYDSQRVFLQNNRITELRADSFGFETQVLWLYSNNITLIEAGAFSNLRVLEELDLGDNPSLRRLEGGAFRGLEKLQSLHMHRCKLAALPHDLFLKLYSLQFLYLQENQLHFIQDDLFSDLVNLNHLFLHGNRIRTLSENAFRGLVNLDRLLLHDNRIRQVNRRAFRDLGRLTILYLFNNSLAELPGQAMKDALAVQFLRLNGNPWSCGCEARPLWEWFRTARISSSELMCTSPSPRRGQDLRFLREMDFALCPLPDPGSLAGTTTTTFSTKTRWWFSKHKPVASSKGIFQKSSETVKAHPFSSGKPNQPSNPSSTSFFSKYELAEEEVNLPKVDQEEYWANYGNEDASVRCFELECPPGYDTPVLLPSSSFSPTQSFIPLFSLSVLTLCLHLLFG; encoded by the exons GTGGGCTCACCCTATGGCTGGTGCTGTGGTTGTTGGCGGTGAAGCCGAGTGGGGCGGGGACGTGtccaaggctgtgtgtgtgttacccgtCGCCCATGACGGTAAGCTGCCAGTCTCAGAACTTCACCACCGTGCCCTCCGGAGTGCCCTACGACTCCCAGCGCGTCTTTCTGCAGAACAACCGCATCACCGAGCTCAGAGCAGATTCTTTTGGCTTCGAGACACAG GTTCTCTGGCTCTACTCCAATAACATCACATTGATTGAGGCTGGAGCCTTCAGCAACCTGAGGGTTCTAGAAGAGCTGGACCTTGGTGACAACCCATCGCTACGGCGACTGGAGGGTGGAGCGTTCCGGGGACTGGAGAAGCTGCAGAGCCTGCACATGCATCGCTGCAAGCTGGCCGCTCTCCCCCACGACCTCTTCCTCAAGCTCTACAGCCTGCAGTTCCTCTACCTGCAG GAGAACCAGCTGCACTTCATCCAGGACGACCTCTTCTCCGACCTGGTCAACCTGAACCACCTCTTCCTGCACGGCAACCGCATCCGCACGCTGTCCGAGAACGCGTTCCGCGGCCTGGTTAACCTTGACCGCCTCCTGCTCCACGACAACCGAATCCGGCAAGTGAACCGCCGTGCTTTCCGCGACCTGGGCCGTCTGACCATCCTCTACCTGTTCAACAACTCCCTGGCAGAGCTTCCGGGCCAGGCCATGAAAGATGCTCTGGCAGTCCAGTTCCTCCGCCTCAATGGGAACCCCTGGTCCTGCGGCTGTGAGGCCCGCCCCCTGTGGGAGTGGTTCCGTACAGCTCGCATCTCCTCCTCCGAGCTGATGTGCACTTCCCCCTCCCCCCGCCGCGGACAGGACCTGCGCTTCCTCCGAGAGATGGACTTTGCCCTTTGCCCCCTCCCCGACCCTGGGTCACTGGCCGGCACCACCACGACCACCTTCAGCACCAAGACAAGATGGTGGTTCTCCAAGCACAAGCCTGTGGCTTCGTCCAAAGGAATCTTCCAGAAGAGCTCCGAAACAGTCAAGGCGCACCCCTTCTCCTCGGGCAAGCCCAACCAGCCCTCCAACccttcctccacctccttctTCTCTAAGTACGAGCTTGCGGAGGAGGAGGTGAACCTGCCCAAGGTGGACCAGGAGGAGTACTGGGCCAACTACGGGAACGAAGATGCCTCCGTGCGCTGCTTCGAGCTTGAGTGTCCGCCCGGCTACGACACCCCGGTCCTcctgccctcctcctccttctcccccactcagtctttcatccctctcttctccctttctgtGCTAACTCTCTGCCTCCACCTTCTCTTTGGCTGA
- the LOC120047445 gene encoding polyribonucleotide 5'-hydroxyl-kinase Clp1-like: MVTEGPEKTGEEGVVAGGGGTRFDLEKETELRFEVEAGEKVQLELLTGLAEVFGSELNRNKKYTFGPGSKIAVFTWQGCSVSLSGKTEVAYISKDTPMLLYLNAHTALEQMRRQAERDNERGPRVMVVGPTDVGKSTVCRLLLNYAVRLGRRPTLVELDVGQSGVSVPGTMSALCIERPADVEEGYSVQAPLVYHFGSTTPGTNIKLYNKLTSCLAEVFSQRCEENRKASVGGCIINTCGWVKGSGYQALVHCASAFQVDVVLVLDQERLYNELKRDLPHFVRVVLLPKSGGVVERSKDCRRESRDEKIREYFYGFRSALFFPHAFDVRFSDVRIYKIGAPSIPDSCLPLGMSQDDTQLKLVPVTPGRDLTHHVLSVSCADEGEEGAGGVRRGVLESPVCGFIVVTNVDTQAQVMTVLSPAPRPLPRHTLLIMDIRFIDLK, encoded by the exons ATGGTGACTGAGGGCCCAGAGAAGACTGGTGAGGAGGGAGTGGTGGCTGGTGGCGGGGGGACGAGGTTTGACCTGGAGAAGGAGACTGAGCTGCGGTTCGAGGTGGAGGCCGGGGAGAAGGTGCAACTGGAGCTGCTCACAGGATTGGCAGAGGTCTTTGGCTCTGAGCTCAACCGCAACAAGAAGTACACGTTTGGACCAGGTTCCAAGATTGCTGTGTTCACCTGGCAGGGCTGTAGTGTTTCTCTCTCGGGGAAGACAGAG gtggCGTACATATCAAAGGACACACCCATGCTGCTCTACCTGAACGCACACACTGCACTGGAACAGATGAGACGACAGGCGGAGAGAGACAACGAGAGGGGACCACGG GTAATGGTGGTGGGGCCTACAGATGTGGGGAAGTCAACGGTGTGCAGGCTGTTGCTGAACTACGCTGTCAGGCTGGGCAGGAGGCCCACACTGGTGGAGCTGGATGTGGGCCAGAGTGGG GTGTCAGTCCCGGGCACAATGTCAGCACTGTGTATTGAGCGTCCGGCTGACGTGGAGGAGGGGTACTCCGTACAGGCTCCGCTGGTCTACCACTTTGGTTCCACCACTCCAGGAACCAACATCAAACTCTACAACAAG TTGACGTCGTGTCTGGCCGAAGTGTTCTCCCAGCGCTGTGAGGAAAACAGGAAGGCCAGTGTGGGCGGCTGCATCATCAACACCTGTGGCTGGGTGAAGGGTTCTGGCTACCAGGCCCTGGTCCACTGTGCCTCAGCCTTCCAGGTGGATGTGGTTCTGGTGCTGGACCAGGAGAGGCTTTACAACGAGTTGAAGCGGGACCTACCGCACTTCGTCCGAGTTGTGCTGCTACCCAAATCCGGAGGGGTCGTGGAGCGCTCCAAAGACTGCCGGCGTGAATCTCGGGACGAGAAGATCCGGGAGTACTTCTACGGTTTTCGCAGTGCCTTGTTCTTCCCTCACGCTTTCGACGTGCGCTTTTCTGATGTGCGGATCTACAAAATCGGAGCGCCTTCCATCCCGGACTCATGCCTGCCGCTTGGCATGTCGCAGGACGACACCCAGCTGAAGCTAGTCCCTGTGACGCCCGGTCGTGACCTCACACACCACGTGCTGAGCGTAAGCTGTGCCgatgagggggaggagggggctgGAGGGGTGCGCAGGGGTGTGCTGGAGAGCCCGGTGTGTGGGTTCATTGTGGTGACTAACGTAGACACACAGGCACAGGTGATGACCGTGCTCTCGCCCGCCCCCAGACCCCTCCCCAGACACACACTGCTCATCATGGACATTCGCTTCATCGACCTcaaatag